One window from the genome of Cryptomeria japonica chromosome 6, Sugi_1.0, whole genome shotgun sequence encodes:
- the LOC131048049 gene encoding uncharacterized protein LOC131048049, whose translation MVWTKEYLDVVLVPSGLLFLGIYHLYLIYRIIIYPDLTVIGYENGIRKIWVHKMMQEIPRNTKDALQVISSNISASTFMAGLSITLSSLIGTIVGSSTTSSQSKLLANHIIYGDRSSSTSSVKYATLLICFLIAFISQVQCIRYYVQVNFLISTPGSSVPAHYVEHAVIRGSNFWSLGVRAYYFAFPLLLWVFGPIPMFSCCLGMVCFLYFIDTKDNPISPFGSKEEQKRVIQKSVLQNEPKHTIKEGPVIESHPKLGSQMRREIESPQQV comes from the exons ATGGTGTGGACAAAAGAATATCTAGATGTGGTGCTGGTTCCATCAGGCCTTCTCTTCCTGGGAATATATCATCTCTATCTCATATATAGAATTATCATCTACCCAGATTTAACTGTCATAGGATATGAAAATGGCATCAGAAAGATTTGGGTACACAAGATGATGCAG GAGATCCCCAGAAATACAAAAGATGCACTTCAAGTAATCTCAAGCAACATATCAGCTTCTACATTCATGGCAGGCCTGTCCATAACACTGAGTTCATTGATAGGCACCATTGTGGGCAGCAGCACAACAAGCAGTCAATCCAAGTTACTGGCCAATCACATAATCTATGGAGATAGAAGCAGTTCAACTAGCTCTGTCAAATATGCAACCCTACTGATCTGTTTTCTGATAGCCTTCATATCTCAAGTACAGTGTATTCGTTATTATGTTCAAGTGAACTTTCTGATCAGCACTCCAGGTTCCAGTGTGCCTGCACATTATGTAGAGCATGCTGTAATCAGAGGGAGTAATTTCTGGTCACTGGGAGTGAGGGCATATTATTTTGCATTTCCTCTGCTGTTATGGGTATTTGGTCCCATACCCATGTTTAGTTGCTGCTTGGGAATGGTGTGTTTTTTGTATTTTATTGATACCAAGGATAATCCCATCTCACCATTTGGGAGTAAGGAGGAGCAGAAAAGAGTGATACAGAAAAGTGTGTTACAGAATGAGCCCAAGCATACAATCAAGGAAGGTCCGGTGATCGAATCACACCCCAAACTTGGCAGTCAGATGAGGAGAGAAATAGAATCGCCACAACAGGTGTAA